The Anaerosoma tenue genome has a window encoding:
- the holB gene encoding DNA polymerase III subunit delta' → MTRCVWDGLIGQERVVSHLRGAAESGTVAHAYLFVGPTGAGKKSAARALACTLFCDDGGCGSCGDCRRVRAGSHPDLHIFAPEGVTYVVGQIRDIVRDVHLRPAEASRKVYIIEGADRFNDASASAFLKTLEEPPADVVMVLIAREFEDVLPTIASRCRIVRFAPVPPSVARALVMERSGAGETEAQAALAASDGVIPRAIEFLGSPGRRNARSTILGILKRLAVMDGHDVLMAARELLGAVRAPVEEMKSAQAEEAERVREFLSRGVMSDLEKRQKRELTAREREGVTEIMSVTESWVRDCLVMARGAAELVDNVDAADATAEVARVLSTPAALRALDAVGRARQRMAYNVSPQLAVEAMLFDIQEVLRCPR, encoded by the coding sequence ATGACGCGCTGCGTCTGGGACGGGCTGATCGGCCAGGAGCGGGTCGTGTCGCACCTGAGAGGGGCCGCCGAGAGCGGCACGGTCGCCCACGCGTACCTCTTCGTCGGGCCCACCGGCGCCGGGAAGAAGAGCGCGGCGCGAGCGTTGGCATGCACGCTCTTCTGCGACGACGGCGGATGCGGTTCGTGCGGCGACTGCCGGCGTGTGCGCGCCGGGTCGCACCCCGACCTCCACATCTTCGCCCCCGAGGGCGTCACCTACGTGGTGGGGCAGATCCGCGACATCGTGCGCGACGTGCACCTCAGGCCCGCCGAGGCGTCTCGAAAGGTGTACATCATCGAGGGCGCCGACCGCTTCAACGACGCGAGCGCGAGCGCGTTCCTCAAGACGCTGGAGGAGCCGCCCGCCGACGTGGTGATGGTGCTTATCGCCCGGGAGTTCGAGGACGTGCTGCCGACGATCGCCTCGCGGTGCCGCATCGTGCGGTTCGCGCCGGTGCCGCCATCGGTGGCGCGGGCCCTCGTGATGGAGCGAAGCGGAGCCGGCGAGACCGAGGCGCAGGCCGCGCTGGCGGCATCGGACGGTGTGATCCCGCGGGCGATCGAGTTCCTCGGTTCCCCGGGCAGGCGCAACGCGCGCTCCACGATACTCGGCATCCTCAAGCGGCTCGCGGTGATGGATGGGCACGACGTGCTCATGGCGGCCCGGGAATTGCTTGGTGCGGTGCGTGCGCCTGTGGAGGAGATGAAGTCGGCTCAGGCCGAGGAGGCGGAGCGCGTCCGCGAGTTCCTCTCCCGGGGCGTGATGAGCGATCTCGAGAAGCGTCAGAAGCGTGAGCTCACGGCACGTGAGCGAGAAGGCGTCACCGAGATCATGAGCGTCACCGAGAGCTGGGTGCGCGACTGCCTGGTGATGGCGCGGGGCGCGGCTGAGCTGGTAGACAACGTGGATGCCGCGGACGCTACCGCCGAGGTGGCGCGGGTGCTGAGCACGCCCGCCGCGCTGCGCGCGCTGGATGCGGTGGGTCGCGCGCGACAGCGCATGGCCTATAATGTGAGCCCCCAGCTGGCCGTCGAGGCCATGCTGTTCGACATACAGGAGGTTCTACGATGCCCACGGTAG
- the tmk gene encoding dTMP kinase has product MSGLMITFEGGDGSGKSTQIALLAGRLRSLGHEVRTYREPGGVAPGDPGERIRDILLDPVHVELGVRAELLLYEASRAQLVAAHYRPALEAGAIVLCDRYADSSVAYQGYGRAVLSVEEVHELNRIATGGLVPDLTLLLDVDPAAGLAQAALAGMDRLEAAGLDFHERVRVGYLRIAEAEPGRVKVVPRSSEASVAEVVWRHVEPLLARLTP; this is encoded by the coding sequence GTGAGCGGACTGATGATCACCTTCGAGGGCGGCGACGGCTCGGGCAAGTCGACCCAGATCGCCCTGCTCGCCGGGCGTCTCAGGTCGCTCGGCCATGAGGTGCGCACGTACCGCGAGCCCGGCGGCGTGGCCCCGGGCGATCCCGGCGAGCGCATCCGCGACATCCTCCTCGATCCGGTGCATGTCGAGCTTGGCGTTCGCGCCGAACTGCTGCTGTACGAGGCGAGCCGGGCGCAGCTCGTTGCGGCACACTATCGTCCGGCCCTTGAGGCGGGCGCGATCGTGCTCTGCGACAGGTACGCCGACTCCAGCGTGGCCTACCAGGGGTACGGCCGTGCCGTCTTGTCGGTCGAGGAGGTGCACGAGCTCAACCGGATCGCCACCGGCGGGCTCGTGCCCGACCTCACGCTGCTGCTCGATGTGGACCCGGCCGCTGGTCTCGCGCAGGCGGCCCTGGCAGGCATGGATCGCCTGGAGGCCGCAGGGCTCGACTTCCACGAGCGCGTGCGCGTAGGCTATCTGCGCATCGCCGAGGCGGAGCCCGGGCGTGTGAAGGTCGTTCCGCGCAGCTCGGAGGCATCGGTGGCCGAGGTCGTGTGGCGGCATGTCGAGCCCTTGCTCGCGAGGCTGACGCCATGA
- a CDS encoding FumA C-terminus/TtdB family hydratase beta subunit has protein sequence MSEAVRIRLPDDAGRLRTLRAGTRVLLSGPVYTARDATHVRLIEDLGAAGTLPFGLEGQVLFYAGPTPPSAGRSAGAVGPTTASRMDAWTPRLLEAGIAATIGKGTRSAEVRRACMEHGAVYLATVGGVAALLATKVVSAETVAYGDLGTEALVRMELEELPAWVALDAAGNDLYEEARIGSNGAAERPATTGEGVDDQ, from the coding sequence ATGAGTGAGGCGGTCCGCATACGGCTGCCGGACGACGCCGGCCGCCTGAGAACCCTGCGTGCGGGGACCCGCGTGCTGCTCTCGGGACCCGTGTACACGGCCCGTGACGCGACACATGTACGGCTCATCGAGGACCTCGGGGCGGCGGGTACGCTGCCGTTCGGGCTCGAAGGCCAGGTGCTCTTCTACGCGGGTCCCACCCCGCCGTCTGCGGGGCGTTCCGCGGGCGCCGTGGGGCCCACGACGGCGAGCCGCATGGACGCATGGACGCCCCGTCTGCTGGAGGCGGGCATCGCTGCCACGATCGGCAAGGGGACACGCTCAGCCGAGGTGAGACGGGCGTGCATGGAGCATGGCGCGGTGTATCTCGCCACCGTGGGCGGTGTCGCCGCCCTGCTCGCCACGAAGGTCGTCTCCGCCGAGACGGTCGCCTACGGCGACCTCGGCACCGAGGCGCTCGTCAGGATGGAGCTCGAGGAGCTCCCGGCGTGGGTGGCGCTCGACGCAGCCGGGAACGACCTGTACGAGGAGGCGCGCATCGGCTCGAACGGCGCGGCTGAACGACCGGCAACCACCGGAGAGGGGGTGGACGACCAGTGA
- a CDS encoding MFS transporter, which translates to MAATSTGVGGAVRPGKVPYTAVLRNKRFRMLWLSQFVSGLGDWLVVGLLIPLVTTLSGGSAFAVAGIMIAKIIPSLLFSSVIGALVDHFDRRRLMIACDIIRALLTLLLLTTNSLAVIYLVVLLMEVASLFFSPARNALIPDLVADHEVAVANGLAYTTQQASMLIGLTMSGGILAGFEALVRWILESGFPLVDVFVGPFTPALLGPRAGVILNSLTFVASALLLRRIKVDARARRDATGRFQFSLIGKDMLESFRFMGEHREFRGLLITIATAILGGGSIITVGLAYVQDILARGVPILEQFEAIQRLVAAPQTFVLVLMAVGMAAGAVIAPKIADRVSLQLLFLGAVAVFGVGMFVFASVSLYWVSLLFAITAGFCIASLTVAGNTYVARTVTGELRGRVFTAMESVIRVSLLLSMVVVAPLADLLAALIGGLSEGMADPSWFSGPRVTLQLASLIVLGAAYYAYRTLDWRTSTAGDEERTIADE; encoded by the coding sequence GTGGCCGCCACGTCAACAGGCGTCGGAGGCGCGGTGCGGCCCGGTAAGGTGCCGTACACAGCGGTCCTGCGCAACAAACGCTTCCGCATGCTCTGGCTGTCGCAGTTCGTGAGCGGGTTGGGCGACTGGCTGGTCGTGGGACTTCTGATCCCGCTCGTGACCACGCTCTCCGGCGGGTCGGCGTTCGCGGTGGCGGGCATCATGATCGCCAAGATAATCCCGTCGCTGCTGTTCTCTTCGGTCATCGGCGCTCTGGTGGACCATTTCGACCGACGGCGTCTGATGATCGCCTGCGACATCATCCGCGCGTTGCTCACGCTGTTGCTGCTCACCACCAACAGCCTGGCCGTCATCTACCTCGTGGTGTTGCTCATGGAGGTGGCTTCGCTGTTCTTCTCGCCGGCGCGCAATGCGCTGATCCCGGATCTCGTCGCCGATCATGAGGTGGCTGTCGCGAACGGACTTGCGTACACGACACAGCAGGCGAGCATGCTCATCGGGCTCACGATGTCCGGCGGTATCCTTGCCGGTTTCGAGGCGCTCGTGCGGTGGATCCTGGAGAGCGGATTCCCGCTGGTGGACGTGTTCGTCGGACCGTTCACTCCCGCGCTCCTCGGGCCGCGTGCGGGCGTGATCCTCAACAGCCTCACCTTTGTCGCCTCGGCGCTGCTTCTGCGCAGGATCAAGGTGGATGCGCGAGCCCGGCGGGACGCAACCGGGCGCTTTCAGTTCTCGCTCATCGGCAAGGATATGCTGGAGTCGTTCAGGTTCATGGGCGAGCACCGCGAGTTCCGCGGTCTGCTCATCACGATCGCGACAGCGATACTCGGCGGCGGCTCGATCATCACCGTCGGTCTCGCGTACGTACAGGACATCCTTGCCCGCGGCGTGCCGATCCTCGAGCAGTTCGAGGCGATACAGCGACTGGTGGCCGCGCCGCAGACCTTCGTGTTGGTGCTGATGGCCGTGGGGATGGCTGCCGGCGCCGTGATAGCGCCGAAGATCGCCGATCGGGTGTCGCTGCAGCTGCTGTTCCTCGGGGCGGTGGCCGTCTTCGGGGTGGGGATGTTCGTGTTCGCGAGCGTGAGCCTGTACTGGGTATCGCTGCTCTTCGCCATCACGGCGGGCTTCTGCATCGCTTCGCTCACGGTCGCCGGGAACACCTATGTGGCCCGTACCGTCACCGGCGAGCTCCGGGGCCGCGTGTTCACTGCGATGGAGTCGGTGATCAGGGTCTCGCTTCTCCTGTCGATGGTGGTCGTGGCCCCCCTTGCCGACCTGCTTGCCGCATTGATCGGCGGTCTGAGTGAAGGCATGGCCGATCCGTCATGGTTCAGCGGGCCCCGTGTCACGCTTCAGCTCGCGTCACTGATCGTCCTCGGCGCGGCATACTATGCGTACCGGACGCTCGACTGGCGTACGTCGACGGCCGGAGACGAGGAGAGGACGATCGCCGATGAGTGA
- a CDS encoding fumarate hydratase has product MSVISSRDIGEAVRSAIGIAATSLRADVRSAIERAAVSESSARGREVLSQMLENAAIAERDGVPLCQDTGATWVWVELSLEERLGGDLAAAVDEAVRTAYREGALRMSVVRDAIFDRRNTGDNTPAFLDVTLRPGTGATVHVMLKGGGSDNASVVRMLEPSAGIEGVRRLVLDTVSAKGASACPPLVVGVGVGGTFDSVGKLAKKALLREVGSASLDEQTESLEAALLADVNALGIGPAGLGGATTALAVHVVTAPCHIAALPVAVNLGCSSLRTVTVEIG; this is encoded by the coding sequence ATGAGCGTGATCTCCTCGCGGGACATAGGGGAGGCTGTCCGCAGCGCCATCGGCATCGCCGCCACGTCGCTCCGCGCCGACGTGCGCTCGGCGATCGAGCGGGCGGCTGTCTCGGAATCGTCCGCCCGTGGTCGCGAGGTGCTCTCCCAGATGCTGGAGAATGCAGCCATAGCCGAGCGCGATGGCGTGCCGCTGTGCCAGGACACGGGTGCCACCTGGGTGTGGGTGGAGCTCAGTCTCGAGGAGCGGCTGGGCGGCGATCTTGCCGCCGCCGTGGATGAGGCCGTGCGTACCGCGTACCGCGAGGGCGCTCTGCGGATGAGCGTTGTGAGAGACGCGATCTTCGACCGGCGCAACACCGGCGACAACACGCCTGCGTTCCTGGACGTGACGCTTCGACCGGGCACGGGAGCTACCGTGCACGTGATGCTCAAGGGGGGCGGATCAGACAACGCGAGCGTGGTGCGTATGCTCGAGCCCTCGGCAGGAATCGAGGGCGTGCGCCGTCTCGTGCTCGACACGGTGTCCGCCAAGGGAGCGAGCGCCTGTCCGCCGCTGGTGGTGGGCGTGGGTGTGGGAGGGACGTTCGACTCGGTGGGCAAGCTTGCCAAGAAGGCGCTGCTCCGTGAGGTGGGCTCCGCTTCACTGGACGAGCAGACCGAATCGCTGGAAGCCGCGCTCCTGGCCGACGTGAACGCGCTCGGCATCGGTCCGGCCGGTCTCGGTGGGGCAACGACGGCGCTCGCCGTGCACGTGGTCACCGCGCCGTGCCATATCGCCGCGCTGCCGGTCGCGGTGAACCTCGGCTGTTCATCGCTGCGCACCGTGACCGTGGAGATCGGCTGA
- a CDS encoding NAD(P)-dependent malic enzyme: MVQPSDPIAFHRHAHGKVAMVSTLTLTSDNLSIVYTPGVGEVSRVIAEDRSTVRDLTGKQNMVAIVTDGSAVLGLGDIGPEAALPVMEGKAAIFSEFAGVSAVPICLDTKDPQAIVDTVRYLAPGFGGINLEDISAPRCFEIERRLTAELDIPVFHDDQHGTAIVVLAGLINALKVTGKGSDVRIAISGAGAAGLAIAHLLVAYGMTCIRISDSKGVLTSDRENINPDQREVLALSSADQTWEQGRTVLDGADVFIGVSKAGLFNAEDIGRMRSEPVVFALANPVPEIMPDEARAGGAAVVATGRSDFPNQINNALVFPGLFRGLLDHRVSHVTTAVKLAAARALATLIEDPSPDRIVPSIFDERVVPAIADAVGRAEG; encoded by the coding sequence ATGGTCCAGCCGTCCGACCCGATCGCGTTCCACCGGCATGCCCATGGCAAGGTCGCCATGGTGTCCACGCTCACACTCACCAGCGACAACCTGAGCATCGTGTACACGCCAGGCGTAGGAGAGGTGTCGCGGGTCATCGCAGAGGATCGCAGCACGGTGCGCGACCTCACCGGCAAGCAGAACATGGTCGCCATCGTGACCGACGGCTCGGCCGTCCTCGGTCTGGGTGACATCGGTCCGGAGGCAGCACTGCCGGTGATGGAGGGCAAGGCCGCCATCTTCTCCGAGTTCGCTGGTGTGAGCGCCGTGCCGATCTGCCTGGACACGAAGGATCCTCAGGCCATCGTCGACACCGTGCGTTATCTCGCCCCGGGTTTCGGCGGCATCAACCTGGAGGACATCTCGGCCCCCCGCTGCTTCGAGATCGAGCGGCGGCTCACCGCCGAGCTCGATATCCCCGTGTTCCACGACGACCAGCACGGTACGGCGATCGTGGTCCTGGCAGGACTGATCAACGCGCTCAAGGTGACCGGCAAGGGTTCCGATGTCCGCATAGCGATATCGGGAGCGGGGGCGGCCGGTCTGGCGATCGCGCACTTGCTGGTGGCGTACGGAATGACGTGCATCAGGATAAGCGACAGCAAGGGCGTGCTCACGTCCGACCGGGAGAACATCAATCCCGACCAGCGCGAGGTGCTGGCGCTCAGTTCCGCCGACCAGACGTGGGAGCAGGGGCGCACCGTGCTGGATGGCGCCGACGTCTTCATCGGAGTGTCGAAAGCCGGCCTGTTCAACGCTGAGGACATCGGCCGCATGAGGTCGGAGCCGGTCGTGTTCGCGCTCGCCAACCCCGTGCCGGAGATCATGCCCGATGAGGCTCGCGCCGGAGGCGCTGCCGTGGTAGCTACGGGCAGGTCGGACTTCCCCAACCAGATCAACAACGCGCTGGTCTTCCCGGGCCTGTTCCGCGGCCTGCTCGACCATCGCGTGTCGCACGTGACCACCGCAGTGAAGCTCGCGGCTGCCCGGGCGCTCGCGACTCTCATCGAGGATCCATCGCCCGATCGCATCGTCCCCTCGATCTTCGACGAGCGCGTGGTGCCCGCTATCGCCGACGCCGTCGGCCGCGCCGAGGGATGA
- a CDS encoding carbon-nitrogen hydrolase family protein, whose amino-acid sequence MRIAVVQHAVRPAPAQDLEALVGAVVRAGARGAEWVVLPEVPAVAESPLNDELWRRLEEDAPRVAVTAAYVEPGESCSALDDQDTPGVTAILTGDSCFTPEALACARAHAPGVLVLAPHAESDIQAEATLEFAIALSTSLASLVIVVGTDGADPGEPGHGGSAAVYLGEVLAEALTGDDVLYADVDRPVGPPESPDPMPQVPPLLAQRVASHQGRKLEVDYPADLG is encoded by the coding sequence GTGAGGATCGCGGTCGTGCAACACGCTGTACGTCCGGCGCCCGCCCAGGACCTCGAGGCGCTGGTTGGCGCCGTGGTCCGGGCCGGGGCAAGGGGTGCGGAGTGGGTAGTGCTACCCGAGGTCCCGGCGGTCGCCGAAAGTCCGCTCAACGACGAACTCTGGCGGCGGCTCGAAGAGGATGCGCCGCGGGTGGCGGTCACCGCCGCATACGTCGAGCCGGGAGAGTCGTGCTCGGCCCTCGATGATCAGGACACCCCGGGAGTCACTGCGATACTCACCGGCGACTCATGCTTCACCCCCGAGGCGTTGGCATGCGCGCGTGCCCATGCCCCCGGTGTGCTCGTGCTCGCGCCGCATGCCGAGTCGGACATCCAGGCCGAGGCGACGCTCGAGTTCGCCATCGCGCTCAGCACATCGCTCGCATCGCTGGTGATCGTGGTAGGCACCGACGGCGCCGACCCCGGCGAGCCGGGCCACGGCGGCTCGGCGGCCGTCTATCTGGGCGAGGTGCTGGCCGAGGCGCTCACCGGCGACGACGTTCTGTATGCGGATGTGGATCGTCCCGTGGGACCGCCCGAGTCTCCCGACCCCATGCCCCAGGTTCCGCCGCTGCTGGCGCAGCGTGTGGCATCCCATCAGGGACGGAAGCTCGAGGTGGATTACCCCGCCGATCTCGGCTGA
- a CDS encoding DNA topoisomerase I, whose translation MKLIISEKNIAARRIAEILAVGKPTAEKVYTTPVYRFRRDGEDWVSIGLKGHIMEVDFAPVLDETAVRELASNDPRVLGAGAQDLLEANGEIDLKKWRLETLPVLTRVHVEKVPKEKGIIQSIKNLAKKAEKVIIATDFDREGELIGADARDVVRSVNKDVPVSRVRFSAITKDEIERAFAEEDTLSEELAQAGETRQDIDLIWGAVLTRYLTLALQTKTRKPFGDVLSSGRVQTPTLKLIVDREKERDAFVPEDYWVVRGAFAAADEEFLAGHATEKFKKEAAARAVMDAIAGASTAQVTGVDRSRRKVQPPAPFNTTALMAAAASEGITPAQTMRIAESLYMSGYMSYPRVDNTVYPPSLDLRGILKTLSDVPFYHEHAQRLLAKGKLEPTKGSKESTDHPPIHPTGAPDPDKLEPRAWKLYNLVARRFMATLSDAAVVESTKVTLDVAGEQFKTKGDVVVSPGFRAIYPYGSRKDENLPTIAEGDEIEFRGAEMEGKQTQPPARYSQGKLIQEMEKLGLGTKATRHDAIQTLYDRKYVQNDPIEPTNKGRTVIEALSTYAVEITTPEMTGSLEREMDAIANGRSSLPVVVGHSQNALATVVDELLENVEAIAELLKGAVDEDAKVGKCPESGHDLLIKYSPRNRNYFVGCSGYPECAVTYPLPKNAKYQAVDELCEVCGTPQVRVIQFKKRPRIMCLNPDCPTKKGPEIMVAPGGCPTCGGDLKVAYSQVGSRYVRCTNYEECKTAYPLPQQGEIEATEERCECGSPKVIVHTRKGPWKICVDPDCPLKPERSRGARGGKGSSSSGKRGSGGRKSSAGKKSSADAKKTTGAKRAARKKPSDA comes from the coding sequence ATGAAGCTCATCATCTCGGAGAAGAACATAGCAGCGCGCCGCATCGCAGAGATCCTGGCGGTGGGCAAGCCGACGGCCGAGAAGGTCTACACGACGCCCGTCTACCGGTTCCGCCGCGACGGTGAGGACTGGGTCTCCATCGGCCTCAAGGGCCACATCATGGAGGTCGACTTCGCGCCGGTGCTCGACGAGACGGCGGTGCGCGAGCTCGCGTCGAACGACCCGCGCGTCCTGGGCGCCGGAGCGCAAGACCTGCTTGAGGCCAACGGCGAGATCGACCTCAAGAAGTGGCGCCTGGAGACCCTTCCCGTGCTCACTCGGGTCCACGTGGAGAAGGTGCCCAAGGAGAAGGGCATCATCCAGTCGATCAAGAACCTCGCCAAGAAGGCGGAGAAGGTCATCATCGCCACCGACTTCGACCGCGAGGGCGAGCTCATCGGCGCCGACGCGCGCGACGTGGTCCGGTCGGTCAACAAGGACGTCCCGGTATCGCGCGTGCGGTTCTCGGCCATCACCAAGGACGAGATCGAGCGCGCATTCGCCGAGGAGGACACGCTGTCCGAGGAACTCGCGCAGGCGGGTGAGACGCGCCAGGATATCGACCTCATCTGGGGCGCCGTGCTCACGCGGTACCTGACGCTCGCGCTCCAGACGAAGACCCGCAAGCCGTTCGGCGATGTGCTGTCGTCAGGACGTGTGCAGACGCCCACGCTGAAGCTGATCGTCGACCGGGAGAAGGAGCGCGACGCCTTCGTTCCCGAGGACTACTGGGTGGTGCGCGGTGCGTTCGCCGCTGCCGACGAGGAGTTCCTTGCCGGACATGCGACCGAGAAGTTCAAGAAGGAGGCCGCCGCCAGGGCTGTGATGGACGCCATCGCGGGCGCCTCCACTGCGCAGGTCACCGGGGTCGACCGCTCGCGGCGCAAGGTGCAGCCTCCGGCGCCATTCAACACCACCGCGCTCATGGCCGCCGCGGCCTCGGAAGGCATCACGCCCGCGCAGACGATGCGCATCGCCGAGTCTCTGTACATGAGCGGCTACATGTCGTATCCACGCGTGGACAACACCGTCTATCCACCGAGCCTCGATCTGCGCGGCATCCTCAAGACGCTGTCCGATGTGCCCTTCTACCATGAGCACGCCCAGCGGCTGCTCGCCAAGGGCAAGCTGGAGCCGACGAAGGGCTCCAAGGAGTCGACCGACCATCCACCGATCCATCCCACAGGCGCGCCGGATCCCGACAAGCTCGAGCCTCGTGCGTGGAAACTCTACAACCTCGTGGCCCGGCGGTTCATGGCGACGCTCTCCGACGCTGCCGTCGTAGAGAGCACCAAGGTCACGCTCGACGTGGCAGGGGAGCAGTTCAAGACCAAGGGCGACGTCGTCGTCTCACCGGGCTTCCGGGCGATCTACCCGTATGGGTCGCGCAAGGACGAGAATCTTCCCACGATCGCCGAGGGCGACGAGATCGAGTTCCGTGGAGCGGAGATGGAAGGCAAGCAGACCCAGCCTCCCGCCCGGTACTCGCAGGGCAAGCTCATCCAGGAGATGGAGAAGCTGGGCCTGGGCACCAAGGCGACACGACACGACGCCATCCAGACACTCTACGACCGCAAGTATGTGCAGAACGACCCCATCGAGCCCACCAACAAGGGGCGCACCGTGATCGAGGCGCTGTCCACGTACGCGGTGGAGATCACCACCCCGGAGATGACCGGATCGCTCGAGCGTGAGATGGACGCGATCGCCAACGGCCGCTCCTCGCTTCCGGTCGTTGTGGGGCACTCCCAGAACGCGCTCGCCACGGTTGTGGACGAACTGCTCGAGAACGTCGAGGCGATCGCCGAGCTGCTGAAGGGCGCCGTCGACGAGGATGCCAAGGTGGGGAAGTGCCCCGAGTCGGGGCACGACCTGCTGATCAAGTACTCGCCCCGCAACCGCAACTACTTCGTCGGGTGCTCAGGCTATCCCGAATGCGCCGTCACCTACCCGCTGCCGAAGAACGCCAAGTACCAGGCGGTGGACGAGCTGTGCGAGGTGTGCGGCACGCCCCAGGTGCGTGTCATCCAGTTCAAGAAGCGGCCGAGGATCATGTGCCTCAATCCCGATTGCCCCACCAAGAAGGGCCCCGAGATCATGGTGGCGCCCGGAGGATGTCCCACGTGCGGCGGGGATCTCAAGGTCGCGTACTCGCAGGTGGGGAGCCGGTACGTCCGGTGCACGAACTACGAGGAGTGCAAGACGGCGTACCCGTTGCCGCAGCAGGGCGAGATCGAAGCCACCGAGGAGCGGTGCGAGTGCGGCTCGCCCAAAGTCATCGTCCATACCCGCAAGGGCCCGTGGAAGATCTGTGTCGATCCTGATTGCCCGCTCAAGCCGGAGCGCTCCCGCGGCGCTCGCGGCGGCAAGGGTTCCTCCTCGTCGGGCAAGCGGGGCTCGGGCGGCAGGAAGTCCTCGGCGGGGAAGAAATCGTCCGCGGACGCGAAGAAGACCACCGGCGCCAAGCGGGCTGCACGTAAGAAGCCGTCCGACGCGTGA
- a CDS encoding HD domain-containing protein, producing MMDRAAALELVRERIPSANLVNHCVATEIIMEALARHLGLPDEDVERWALAGLLHDLDYAETAEDFERHGVVTAELLADELDDEQIHAILAHAGKVERETVMDAALYAADPTTGFIVAAALVRPDKALANVELRSLRKRWKEKAFARGASREQMAACEEIGLERDEFLALALDAMKARSGDVGL from the coding sequence ATGATGGACCGGGCCGCGGCGCTGGAGCTCGTACGCGAGCGGATCCCCTCGGCTAATCTCGTGAACCACTGCGTGGCGACCGAGATCATCATGGAGGCGCTCGCCCGCCACCTTGGACTGCCTGATGAGGACGTGGAGCGCTGGGCGCTTGCAGGGCTGCTGCACGACCTGGACTACGCCGAGACGGCGGAGGACTTCGAACGTCACGGCGTGGTGACCGCCGAGCTGCTGGCGGACGAACTCGACGACGAGCAGATCCACGCCATCCTTGCGCACGCCGGGAAGGTCGAGCGGGAGACGGTCATGGACGCGGCTCTCTACGCCGCCGACCCTACCACCGGCTTCATCGTGGCTGCGGCGCTCGTGCGGCCTGACAAGGCGCTTGCCAACGTCGAGTTGAGGTCGCTCAGGAAGCGCTGGAAGGAGAAGGCGTTCGCCCGTGGAGCGAGCCGCGAGCAGATGGCCGCTTGCGAGGAGATCGGCCTCGAGCGCGACGAGTTCCTGGCCCTGGCTCTCGACGCCATGAAGGCGCGTTCCGGGGATGTCGGGCTCTAG
- the hypB gene encoding hydrogenase nickel incorporation protein HypB — translation MKVDIEQRILAVNDELAEANRRLFAEHGVFVLDLMASPGAGKTSTILATIAALRDRYSIAVIEGDIASKVDAEKVRAHGIPAVQINTGGACHLESAMVRRAVETLDLDEIDLIIIENVGNLVCPSDFDLGESAKVMILSVPEGHDKPYKYPNIFQVSEAVILNKYDTLSVFDFDETEFREVVRSLNGQVPVFPMSATTGDGVAAWTEWLAARIDAARDGDAS, via the coding sequence GTGAAGGTCGACATCGAACAGCGCATCCTCGCGGTCAACGACGAGCTCGCCGAAGCCAACCGGCGGCTCTTCGCCGAGCACGGCGTGTTCGTCCTGGACCTGATGGCGTCTCCCGGCGCCGGCAAGACCTCCACCATCCTCGCTACGATCGCTGCGCTGCGCGACCGTTACTCGATCGCGGTGATCGAGGGCGACATCGCAAGCAAGGTGGACGCCGAGAAGGTGCGGGCACACGGCATCCCGGCGGTGCAGATCAACACCGGAGGCGCGTGTCACCTGGAGTCTGCGATGGTGCGTCGGGCAGTGGAGACGCTCGACCTCGACGAGATCGACCTCATCATCATCGAGAACGTGGGCAACCTCGTCTGCCCGTCCGACTTCGATCTCGGAGAGAGTGCCAAGGTCATGATCCTGTCCGTGCCCGAGGGGCACGACAAGCCGTACAAGTATCCGAACATCTTCCAGGTCTCGGAGGCCGTGATCCTCAACAAGTACGACACGCTCAGCGTGTTCGACTTCGACGAGACGGAGTTCCGTGAGGTCGTTCGCAGTCTCAACGGCCAGGTGCCGGTGTTCCCGATGTCGGCCACCACGGGTGACGGCGTGGCGGCGTGGACCGAGTGGCTTGCCGCCCGTATCGATGCCGCCAGGGACGGTGACGCGTCATGA
- the hypA gene encoding hydrogenase maturation nickel metallochaperone HypA, whose protein sequence is MHEMGIAEGILTSSLDAAEDAGATRITRVFVTIGELTEVMEDALQFAWEAITPETMAEGSALTVTMVAPVSRCADCGHEWAHDRYSGAQCPSCEGWVVALLRGRELKIDSIDIDEEGDA, encoded by the coding sequence ATGCATGAGATGGGCATCGCAGAAGGCATCCTCACATCCTCGCTCGACGCGGCGGAAGACGCTGGCGCCACGCGTATCACCCGCGTCTTCGTGACCATCGGTGAGCTCACCGAGGTGATGGAGGATGCGCTGCAGTTCGCGTGGGAGGCGATAACGCCCGAGACGATGGCCGAGGGCTCTGCGCTCACGGTCACGATGGTTGCACCGGTGTCGCGCTGCGCCGATTGCGGTCACGAGTGGGCCCACGACCGCTACTCCGGCGCGCAGTGCCCGTCATGCGAAGGATGGGTCGTGGCGCTGCTTCGCGGGCGGGAGCTGAAGATCGACAGCATCGATATCGATGAGGAGGGCGACGCGTGA